A window of Rufibacter sp. LB8 contains these coding sequences:
- a CDS encoding T9SS type A sorting domain-containing protein: MLTSLVLTTTGTYQASDVLGFRLWYATGSDFDPSNVQRATLISTKPTVASGNTLVFNGLSRVINASQGAFFYVTVDLAANATVNRTISFTQTPYSNIVFTGATTQGQSSGLPATSVQTIGAPLALVQINAYQDDDAKVSPGSTKIELGRYSMYITQGNAELRSFQLPVRGSFTTADIAANGFKLYANNALTDFEDVLLGTGTLSNGVVTFSNLNYALNLSQERDYEYFDFKVTADIASGATVGRTLGIGQGNVSDFVFGPTERVEGQFSEGALFTIALPNVTITSVGPAAGTVSPGAINHLVYKVKAASANANTSFTRLVFRPTGTFQASDVTRFKLFGGDADGYEADEPFATASSVGPGNALTFNLTDISLEEGSEGYIYLVADMATTAVNGRTIQIQPLTTNDITIASGTITLTASAGGVQTITTPAVAFTASGPATGIVTPRTIGVLHTVKVNVTNAAATLLEAAYQLSGSYQPSDFGDTYDENGDGIADGIEGIYLVYHKTPNVLREVEQDDVQLLNYRESLLPASGSTLTFSFNPNNADDDLNPTLPLGEGYVSLVVEVAENAVLGRTIQASTNGLANFTLASGNKTGSLGNGGLQTIGKASVTISAVSTPAAAISTNRARFPVYAFKVEAANATAILSEVTLTTAGTYQQGDINDFQLYASSDATFNANDDNIIGYAPATASGSVLQFDDLDREEIVPGMPVYFFVVANAYSNEAVGRTFSIMATPASAFTFIAADITGSFPLAAGGVQTFTNPTISATGPSQTAQNLAAGTTRNIVHRFSVTVSGADAELTGIQLMTRGTYSSADLGDSGFSIWYNSTNSFAGSQLVRSFGALPTELDYTTSIEQSIQAGTTGYFFITADLAASATVNRTIQMEVKKLQFGTQEVMLSANALSALHVISAPLAVPNLAVTYPMVSGATLAAGTTNHVIYRFNVAASNANAQVNYLDFRLGGDFNVSDLAANGIKVWYNTTDAFAGSTVVASFPPQQSFGELTSTINNLQINSGTTGYFFITASLAPQVRNNNNILIDQIRELGFVSGNVSVTNSPRGARFTFSNPLSVAADFATAGSVLYPNPSAKGGLLTIATGNSQPKNVVVYNLSGSVIAEASFTEDKQLQLSEGLQSGLYLVKIVNLMTNQVEVRKLMVQ; the protein is encoded by the coding sequence ATGCTAACGTCGCTGGTACTTACCACTACTGGTACGTACCAGGCCAGTGATGTTCTTGGTTTTAGATTATGGTATGCTACTGGTTCAGACTTTGACCCCAGTAATGTTCAACGGGCAACGCTTATTTCTACCAAACCAACTGTCGCTAGTGGGAATACGCTGGTGTTCAATGGTTTGTCTCGAGTGATTAATGCCAGCCAAGGAGCTTTCTTTTACGTGACGGTAGACTTAGCTGCCAACGCTACAGTTAATCGTACTATTTCTTTTACCCAAACGCCTTATTCTAACATTGTCTTTACGGGGGCCACTACCCAAGGCCAAAGCTCTGGGTTGCCTGCTACTTCGGTCCAAACCATTGGGGCTCCCTTGGCCCTCGTTCAGATAAACGCCTATCAAGACGATGATGCGAAGGTGTCTCCCGGCTCCACCAAAATTGAATTAGGCAGGTACTCTATGTATATAACGCAAGGAAACGCCGAGTTGAGGTCTTTCCAGTTGCCGGTTAGGGGATCCTTTACTACGGCAGATATAGCAGCAAATGGCTTTAAACTATACGCCAACAATGCCCTGACAGATTTCGAGGATGTGCTTCTTGGTACTGGAACGCTTTCTAATGGCGTGGTTACTTTCTCTAACTTAAACTATGCACTAAACCTGAGCCAAGAGAGAGACTATGAGTACTTTGATTTTAAGGTAACGGCAGACATTGCCTCTGGCGCAACGGTAGGTAGAACCTTGGGAATTGGCCAAGGAAACGTATCTGACTTTGTGTTTGGGCCTACAGAAAGGGTGGAGGGGCAGTTTTCTGAAGGGGCTTTGTTCACCATAGCTCTGCCAAACGTCACCATTACCTCAGTAGGTCCGGCGGCGGGTACCGTGTCACCGGGAGCTATCAATCATCTGGTGTATAAAGTAAAAGCTGCATCCGCTAACGCTAACACCTCGTTCACTAGGCTAGTCTTTAGGCCAACCGGTACTTTCCAAGCTTCTGATGTCACCAGGTTTAAATTGTTTGGGGGTGATGCGGACGGATATGAGGCAGACGAGCCTTTTGCCACTGCCTCTTCTGTAGGGCCAGGCAATGCGCTTACCTTTAATCTCACAGACATTTCTTTAGAGGAAGGCTCAGAAGGGTACATCTATTTAGTGGCCGACATGGCGACCACAGCTGTGAATGGGCGCACTATTCAGATACAACCTCTCACCACTAATGATATCACCATTGCTTCTGGTACTATTACCCTCACGGCTAGCGCTGGCGGGGTACAGACCATCACTACTCCAGCCGTGGCGTTTACCGCAAGCGGCCCGGCGACAGGCATTGTAACTCCGCGTACTATAGGTGTTCTGCATACCGTAAAAGTGAATGTGACCAATGCGGCAGCTACGCTTTTAGAGGCTGCTTACCAACTCTCCGGTTCCTACCAGCCTTCTGATTTCGGGGACACGTATGATGAAAACGGCGATGGCATTGCCGACGGGATAGAAGGAATTTACTTAGTGTATCACAAAACACCTAATGTTTTAAGAGAGGTGGAGCAGGACGACGTACAGCTCCTGAACTACCGCGAGTCATTATTGCCTGCCTCGGGTAGTACCCTAACGTTTAGTTTCAACCCGAACAATGCAGATGATGACCTAAATCCTACTTTGCCGCTGGGCGAAGGCTATGTGTCTTTGGTAGTGGAAGTAGCTGAAAACGCGGTTTTAGGCCGTACCATCCAGGCCTCCACCAATGGGCTGGCTAATTTCACCCTGGCTTCCGGAAACAAAACCGGTAGCTTGGGCAATGGCGGCCTGCAGACAATAGGAAAAGCCTCTGTCACCATTAGTGCCGTGTCTACGCCAGCCGCCGCTATTTCCACCAACAGGGCAAGGTTCCCGGTCTATGCGTTTAAAGTAGAGGCAGCCAACGCCACTGCTATCTTAAGCGAGGTAACCCTCACTACCGCCGGAACCTACCAGCAAGGTGACATCAATGATTTTCAACTCTATGCCAGCTCTGATGCCACCTTCAATGCGAATGACGATAATATCATTGGCTATGCTCCTGCAACGGCAAGCGGCAGTGTGCTCCAGTTCGATGACCTGGACCGCGAGGAAATTGTGCCAGGAATGCCGGTCTACTTTTTTGTGGTAGCCAATGCATACAGCAACGAGGCCGTTGGCCGTACTTTTTCTATCATGGCAACCCCAGCCAGCGCCTTTACTTTTATAGCCGCAGATATTACCGGTTCCTTCCCGCTGGCGGCTGGTGGAGTGCAGACATTCACCAATCCTACCATCTCCGCCACCGGCCCTAGCCAAACAGCCCAAAACTTGGCCGCCGGCACTACTAGAAATATTGTGCACAGGTTTAGCGTGACCGTATCAGGAGCAGACGCAGAATTAACTGGTATACAACTCATGACAAGAGGTACGTATTCTAGTGCAGACCTAGGCGATTCTGGATTTTCTATATGGTACAACTCCACTAATTCTTTCGCCGGCAGCCAATTGGTCCGTAGCTTTGGAGCGTTGCCCACTGAGTTAGATTATACCACATCTATTGAGCAAAGCATACAGGCAGGGACTACGGGTTATTTCTTTATCACGGCAGACCTTGCCGCCTCGGCCACGGTGAATCGGACCATTCAAATGGAGGTTAAGAAACTGCAGTTCGGTACGCAAGAAGTAATGTTGTCTGCCAATGCGCTTTCTGCGTTGCATGTCATCTCTGCCCCATTGGCGGTGCCGAATTTAGCCGTAACATATCCAATGGTGTCTGGCGCTACGCTGGCAGCAGGCACCACTAACCACGTTATTTACCGTTTTAACGTAGCAGCCTCTAATGCCAATGCTCAAGTGAACTATCTGGACTTCAGACTTGGCGGCGATTTTAATGTTTCTGATTTGGCGGCCAATGGAATAAAAGTGTGGTATAATACTACTGACGCTTTTGCCGGTAGTACGGTAGTCGCAAGCTTTCCCCCCCAACAAAGCTTTGGCGAATTAACCAGTACCATTAACAATTTGCAAATCAACAGCGGTACAACCGGTTATTTCTTTATTACCGCTTCTTTGGCACCCCAGGTGAGAAATAACAACAATATCCTGATTGACCAAATCAGGGAGCTGGGTTTTGTGTCTGGGAATGTCTCCGTGACGAATAGCCCTAGAGGCGCCCGGTTTACTTTCAGCAACCCGTTAAGCGTGGCCGCTGATTTCGCTACCGCAGGCTCCGTGCTCTATCCTAACCCGTCTGCCAAAGGCGGTCTGCTCACCATTGCCACTGGTAATAGCCAACCAAAGAATGTTGTGGTTTATAATCTAAGCGGAAGCGTCATTGCAGAAGCCTCTTTTACTGAAGACAAGCAGCTACAGCTGTCTGAAGGGTTGCAAAGTGGGCTCTATTTAGTGAAGATAGTGAACCTGATGACCAACCAAGTAGAGGTTAGAAAACTGATGGTGCAATAA
- a CDS encoding DUF3616 domain-containing protein — protein sequence MKNLSFLLDLKFDPSLSINADGKHVRDGLSTALRTGDYLWLSCDERTSLERLKKVGEHTYAEHTHFDLTQYLDLPDGTNSEIDIEGLGEAGGYLWLVGSHSLKRKKPRAGDSVEKQLKRLAQVKADPNRYLLARVPLVQDSETGEYTLCKSCSDPNDPTKTLRAAQLLGNDKENQLMEALKEDPHVAPFLAIPGKDNGFDIEGLALDGDRVFVGLRGPVLRGWAMVLELKLQDAPEEGYLQLMPFPGSGELYQKHFLNMNGKGIRELRILNQDLYVLAGPTMDLDGAIAVYRWPNAMPQSLGGSQVVHRKELDRLFEVPHGSGFTAGQDKAEGLAIYDDNHLLVVYDSPSAIRKPLEDGVLADVYRIAK from the coding sequence ATGAAAAACCTTTCGTTTCTACTGGACCTCAAGTTTGACCCCAGCCTGAGCATTAACGCAGACGGCAAACACGTGCGCGACGGCCTTTCTACCGCTCTTCGCACCGGCGACTACCTGTGGCTGAGCTGTGACGAGCGCACTTCGCTGGAGCGCCTGAAAAAAGTTGGCGAACACACTTACGCCGAGCACACCCACTTTGACCTCACCCAGTACCTGGACCTGCCAGACGGCACCAACTCAGAGATTGACATTGAAGGCCTGGGCGAAGCGGGTGGCTACCTGTGGCTGGTGGGCTCGCACAGCCTCAAGCGCAAGAAACCCCGGGCCGGTGACTCGGTGGAGAAGCAACTGAAACGCTTGGCCCAGGTCAAGGCAGACCCTAACCGCTATCTGTTGGCCCGCGTGCCCTTGGTGCAAGATTCTGAAACCGGCGAATACACGCTCTGCAAGTCCTGCTCAGACCCTAATGACCCCACAAAAACCCTCAGGGCGGCGCAACTGCTGGGCAATGACAAAGAAAACCAACTCATGGAAGCCCTCAAGGAAGACCCGCACGTGGCACCTTTCCTGGCCATTCCAGGCAAAGACAACGGCTTTGACATTGAAGGCCTGGCCCTGGACGGCGACCGCGTTTTTGTGGGTCTGCGCGGGCCCGTTTTGCGCGGCTGGGCCATGGTGCTGGAACTCAAACTGCAAGACGCCCCTGAGGAAGGGTACCTGCAACTCATGCCATTCCCGGGCTCAGGTGAACTCTACCAAAAGCATTTCCTGAACATGAACGGCAAAGGCATACGCGAGCTCCGGATTCTCAACCAAGACCTCTACGTGCTGGCCGGCCCCACCATGGATTTGGACGGCGCTATTGCCGTGTACCGCTGGCCAAACGCCATGCCGCAGTCTCTGGGTGGCTCACAGGTGGTGCACCGTAAAGAACTGGACCGCCTGTTTGAGGTACCCCACGGCAGCGGGTTCACCGCCGGCCAAGACAAAGCCGAAGGCCTGGCCATTTATGATGATAACCATTTGCTGGTGGTCTATGACAGCCCCTCGGCCATTAGAAAACCTCTGGAAGACGGCGTGCTGGCAGATGTGTACCGCATTGCTAAGTAG
- a CDS encoding isopenicillin N synthase family oxygenase: MDHTLLEEIPSLDLADFTSGDPARKAAFVQAMGDAHQNIGFAALKNHGLSDDLTDRLYAAIKKFFALPDDVKQKYEIPGLAGQRGYVGKGKEHAKGRNTGDLKEFYHVGQEVTDNDPIKEEYPDNVWPAEVPEFQEVALEAYQRLENAGKQVLKALAIYLGLSEDYFDAKVHNGNSILRPIHYFPIENPDAVPADAVRAAEHGDINLITLLMGASADGLQVLRRDGKWIPITALPEQVIVNVGDMLSRHTNNKLKSTIHRVVNPPRELMNTSRFSIPFFMHPRSEMDLTCLESCINEQNPKQFPDITAGDFLNERLVELGLKK; this comes from the coding sequence ATGGACCATACATTATTAGAGGAAATTCCCTCCTTAGACCTGGCCGATTTCACCTCTGGTGACCCGGCCCGCAAAGCCGCTTTTGTGCAGGCCATGGGCGATGCCCACCAGAACATTGGCTTCGCCGCCCTCAAAAACCACGGTCTTTCCGATGACCTTACAGATAGACTGTACGCTGCCATCAAGAAATTCTTCGCGCTGCCAGATGACGTGAAGCAGAAATACGAGATTCCTGGTTTGGCCGGCCAGCGCGGCTACGTGGGCAAAGGCAAGGAGCACGCCAAAGGCCGCAACACCGGCGACCTCAAAGAGTTCTACCACGTGGGCCAGGAAGTCACCGACAATGACCCCATCAAAGAAGAATACCCAGACAACGTGTGGCCGGCAGAGGTACCCGAGTTCCAGGAAGTAGCTTTGGAGGCCTACCAACGTCTGGAGAACGCGGGCAAGCAAGTTCTGAAAGCCTTAGCTATTTATTTAGGCTTGTCTGAGGATTATTTCGATGCCAAAGTGCATAACGGCAACAGCATCCTTCGGCCTATCCACTATTTCCCTATTGAGAACCCAGACGCCGTGCCTGCTGATGCCGTACGCGCCGCCGAGCACGGTGACATTAACTTGATTACCTTGCTAATGGGCGCTTCCGCAGACGGCCTGCAAGTACTTCGCCGCGACGGCAAATGGATTCCTATCACGGCCCTGCCGGAACAGGTAATTGTGAACGTGGGCGACATGCTTTCCCGCCATACCAACAACAAGCTCAAGTCCACCATCCACCGTGTGGTGAACCCGCCACGGGAGTTGATGAACACGTCACGGTTCTCTATTCCGTTTTTCATGCACCCGCGTTCTGAGATGGATTTGACTTGCCTGGAGAGCTGCATTAACGAACAGAACCCCAAGCAGTTCCCAGACATTACCGCCGGTGATTTCCTGAATGAGCGCCTGGTTGAGCTAGGATTGAAAAAATAG
- the chrA gene encoding chromate efflux transporter, translating to MRPRNYIFLKDVATLSLTAFGGPQAHIAMMLRTMVEKRRYVTEQELLELNALCQILPGPSSTQTITAIGYKVGGPNLAYLTLLVWIAPAALIMIAAALVISFLGSKGAPLGFTRFIQPMAVGFVAFAAWRISSKVVHTKGGIVIMVFSAILAFFFRSPWVFPVLLLAGGSLTAIRFYQQPILEKVPMKVEWANFLLFIGVFVAAALLGRYTQLRAVLLFENFYRNGSLIFGGGQVLIPVMYTEFVEFKGYLQPKEFLSGFAMVQALPGPVFSFCSYIGALSMRPYGWTGQLVGGVISTIAIFLPGTFLIFFVIRFWEGLRKYRVIQASLEGINAVGSGMVCAAAIMLYHPIENTPYNFGLVVATFALLQWTKIPAPALILTGLVVGLLFPG from the coding sequence TTGCGTCCTCGTAACTACATTTTTTTGAAAGACGTGGCCACCCTCTCGCTCACCGCGTTTGGCGGCCCGCAAGCGCATATTGCCATGATGCTGCGCACCATGGTAGAAAAACGGCGGTACGTCACCGAGCAGGAATTGCTGGAATTGAACGCGCTCTGTCAGATTCTACCCGGCCCCTCCTCTACCCAGACCATCACCGCCATTGGCTATAAAGTAGGCGGACCCAACCTGGCCTACCTCACTCTGCTGGTCTGGATTGCCCCGGCGGCTTTGATTATGATTGCGGCAGCCCTGGTCATCTCGTTTCTGGGCAGCAAGGGCGCGCCGCTGGGGTTCACGCGGTTTATCCAGCCCATGGCCGTTGGTTTTGTGGCCTTTGCCGCCTGGCGCATCAGTTCCAAAGTGGTGCACACCAAGGGCGGCATTGTGATTATGGTCTTCTCGGCTATTCTGGCGTTTTTCTTCCGGTCGCCGTGGGTGTTTCCGGTGTTGCTGCTGGCCGGCGGAAGCCTCACTGCCATCAGGTTTTATCAACAGCCCATTCTGGAGAAAGTACCCATGAAAGTGGAATGGGCGAATTTTCTACTCTTCATTGGCGTGTTTGTGGCAGCCGCTTTGCTAGGCCGCTACACCCAATTACGCGCCGTGCTTTTGTTTGAGAACTTTTACCGGAACGGAAGTTTGATTTTTGGTGGCGGCCAGGTGTTGATTCCCGTGATGTACACCGAGTTTGTGGAGTTCAAAGGCTACCTGCAGCCCAAGGAGTTTCTGTCTGGGTTTGCCATGGTGCAGGCTTTGCCGGGTCCGGTTTTTTCCTTTTGCTCCTACATTGGCGCCTTGTCTATGCGGCCCTACGGCTGGACCGGACAACTTGTAGGCGGTGTCATTTCCACCATCGCCATTTTTCTGCCGGGCACGTTTCTGATATTCTTCGTGATCAGGTTCTGGGAAGGGCTACGCAAATACCGCGTCATACAAGCCTCCCTGGAAGGCATTAACGCCGTGGGCTCTGGTATGGTTTGCGCGGCGGCCATCATGCTCTACCATCCTATTGAGAACACCCCGTACAACTTCGGGTTGGTGGTGGCCACATTTGCGCTGCTGCAATGGACTAAAATTCCCGCTCCGGCTTTGATTCTTACTGGTTTGGTCGTGGGTCTTCTCTTTCCTGGTTAG
- the rfbA gene encoding glucose-1-phosphate thymidylyltransferase RfbA, with protein sequence MKGIVLAGGSGTRLHPLTLAVSKQLMPVYDKPMIYYPLSTLMLAGIKDILIISTPHDLPMFERLLGDGSQIGCNFSYQVQEVPNGLAQAFVLGADFVGRDKAALILGDNIFYGSGMSQLLQANNDPDGGVVYAYHVQDPERYGVVEFDADMKAVSIEEKPKQPKSNYAVPGLYFYDNDVIDIAKNLEPSPRGEYEITDVNKEYLRRGKLKVGILDRGTAWLDTGTIQSLMQAATFVQVIEERQGLKIGSIEEVAYRMGFINAEQLQRVAEPLRKSGYGDYLLSILK encoded by the coding sequence ATGAAAGGAATAGTTTTAGCAGGCGGTTCGGGCACGCGGTTGCACCCACTTACGCTGGCGGTGAGCAAGCAATTGATGCCGGTGTACGACAAACCCATGATTTATTATCCTTTGTCAACTTTAATGCTGGCGGGGATTAAAGACATTCTGATTATTTCTACGCCGCATGACCTGCCCATGTTTGAGCGTCTACTGGGCGATGGCAGCCAGATTGGCTGTAACTTCAGCTACCAGGTGCAGGAAGTGCCTAACGGTCTGGCCCAAGCGTTTGTATTAGGTGCCGATTTTGTGGGCCGAGACAAGGCTGCGCTGATTCTAGGCGATAATATTTTCTACGGATCTGGCATGAGCCAACTCTTGCAGGCCAACAATGACCCAGACGGCGGCGTGGTGTATGCCTACCATGTGCAGGACCCGGAACGCTACGGCGTGGTGGAGTTTGACGCTGACATGAAAGCCGTTTCCATTGAGGAAAAGCCCAAGCAACCCAAGTCAAACTACGCCGTGCCGGGTTTGTACTTCTATGATAATGATGTAATTGACATCGCCAAGAACCTGGAGCCCAGCCCACGCGGTGAATACGAAATCACCGATGTGAACAAAGAATATCTTCGCCGGGGTAAGTTGAAAGTAGGTATTTTAGATCGAGGAACCGCTTGGTTAGACACGGGTACCATTCAGTCTCTGATGCAGGCCGCCACGTTTGTGCAAGTGATTGAAGAGCGCCAGGGCCTGAAGATCGGTTCTATTGAGGAAGTGGCCTACCGTATGGGCTTCATCAACGCAGAACAGTTGCAGCGCGTGGCAGAACCGCTCAGAAAAAGTGGCTACGGCGATTATCTGTTGAGTATCTTGAAGTAA
- a CDS encoding SDR family oxidoreductase, which translates to MYNSPFHSGSLEQTSFLVTGGAGFIGSNLVEYLLKYKARKVRVLDNYSNGFHKNLRAFEGNERLEVLEGDIRNLEICMQACEGMDVVLHQAALGSVPRSVKDPVTSNEVNVGGFVNMLMATKEQGVKRFVYAASSSTYGDSKSLPKVEDVIGRPLSPYAVTKYANELYADVFGKTYGMEIIGLRYFNIFGPRQDPNGAYAAVIPLFIDAVLNGKSPKINGDGGQTRDFTFVENCVEANIRAALVEKPEAINQVYNIAVGDRTSLNDLFNILKDEAGVDITPEYGPERAGDIRDSLADISKAEKLLGYQPQIKIREGLQNTLAWFKENQDFIYNQK; encoded by the coding sequence GTGTACAATTCCCCATTCCATAGCGGCTCTCTGGAGCAAACCTCTTTTCTGGTGACCGGCGGCGCTGGCTTTATTGGCTCCAACCTGGTAGAATACCTGCTGAAGTACAAAGCCAGAAAAGTACGCGTGCTGGATAATTACTCCAACGGTTTCCATAAAAATTTGCGGGCATTTGAAGGCAACGAGCGGTTGGAAGTGCTGGAAGGCGATATCCGGAACCTGGAAATTTGCATGCAGGCTTGTGAAGGAATGGATGTGGTGTTGCACCAAGCAGCGCTGGGCTCGGTTCCGCGTAGCGTGAAAGACCCGGTCACCTCCAATGAAGTGAACGTGGGCGGTTTCGTGAACATGCTGATGGCCACCAAGGAGCAGGGTGTGAAACGCTTTGTCTATGCTGCGTCTTCGTCTACGTACGGTGACAGTAAATCTTTGCCTAAGGTGGAAGACGTGATTGGGCGGCCATTGTCGCCGTACGCGGTGACCAAGTATGCCAATGAATTATATGCTGATGTGTTCGGGAAGACGTATGGCATGGAAATCATCGGGCTGCGGTATTTCAACATCTTCGGGCCGCGGCAAGACCCTAATGGGGCCTATGCGGCGGTGATTCCGTTGTTTATTGATGCGGTGCTGAACGGGAAATCACCTAAAATAAACGGCGATGGCGGGCAAACGCGGGACTTTACCTTCGTGGAGAACTGTGTGGAGGCCAACATTAGAGCCGCTTTGGTAGAAAAACCAGAGGCTATCAACCAAGTCTACAACATTGCCGTGGGCGACCGGACTTCTTTGAATGACCTGTTCAATATTCTCAAGGATGAAGCCGGCGTAGACATCACCCCAGAATATGGTCCGGAGCGCGCCGGTGACATCAGAGACAGCCTCGCCGATATCTCTAAAGCAGAAAAACTATTGGGTTATCAGCCACAGATTAAAATAAGAGAAGGTCTGCAGAATACGCTGGCCTGGTTTAAAGAAAACCAAGATTTCATCTACAATCAGAAATAG